In the genome of Pseudoliparis swirei isolate HS2019 ecotype Mariana Trench chromosome 3, NWPU_hadal_v1, whole genome shotgun sequence, one region contains:
- the vps36 gene encoding vacuolar protein-sorting-associated protein 36, translating to MDRFFWSNGLLEMDETLVIQQRGVRLYDGDDKAKLDVGVALLSTHRLIWRDLKNHECCVAMPLSQILLFEEQAAGIGKSAKIVIHLQATPANKEPGPYQHSKYSFIKLSFKEHGQIEFHRRLTEEMTRKTWENTPASQLIPVGTGSQAGRTRAVGIVGIERKIEEKRKETDKNISEAFEDLSQLMVKAKEMVELSRSIANKIKDKQGNISEDETIRFKSYLLSMGIADPVTRETHGSGTHYHLQLAKQLDDMLQAPLEERGGMMALTDVYCLVNRARGMELLSPEDLVNACKMFESLKLTLRLRVFDSGVMVVQLQSHSEEEMISSALDNVTDKGSLTAEEFAKLLGLSVLLSKERLLLAEKVGHLCRDDSVEGLRFYPNNF from the exons ATGGACCGCTTTTTTTGGTCAAATGGGCTCTTGGAAATGGATGAAACTTTAGTGATCCAGCAACGAGGTGTCAGACTCTATGACGGTGATGATAAG GCTAAGCTCGACGTTGGGGTTGCCTTGTTGAGCACCCATCGGTTGATCTGGAGGGACCTTAAAAATCAC GAATGCTGCGTCGCCATGCCCCTGTCGCAGATCCTCTTGTTTGAGGAGCAGGCTGCAGGAATAGGAAAGAG TGCAAAAATAGTTATCCACCTGCAAGCAACACCTGCCAACAAGGAGCCAGGACCCTACCAACACAGCAAGTACTCCTTCATCAAGCTGTCCTTCAAAGAACACGGGCAGATCGAG TTTCACAGGAGGCTGACGGAAGAAATGACTCGGAAGACATGGGAGAACACGCCGGCTTCACAACTCATCCCCGTAGGAACGGGCTCTCAG GCAGGAAGAACACGTGCTGTGGGGATTGTCGGCATTGAGAGGAAaatagaggagaagaggaaagaaacgGATAAGAATATTTCTGAG GCCTTCGAGGATCTCAGTCAGCTGATGGTGAAG GCCAAGGAGATGGTGGAGCTGTCCAGATCTATCGCCAACAAGATCAAAGACAAGCAgggaaacatttcagaagatgAG ACGATTCGCTTCAAGTCCTACCTGCTGTCCATGGGCATTGCTGACCCCGTCACCAGGGAAACGCATGGATCCGGGACACATTACCATCTGCAGCTCGCCAAGCAGCTGGACGACATGCTCCAGGCTCCTCTGGAG GAGCGCGGGGGTATGATGGCGCTCACGGATGTGTACTGTCTCGTCAACCGTGCTCGAGGGATGGAG CTTTTATCTCCAGAAGATTTGGTCAACGCCTGCAAGATGTTCGAGTCGTTGAAGCTCACGTTGAG GCTGCGTGTGTTTGACAGCGGCGTGATGGTGGTCCAGCTGCAGTCTCACAGCGAAGAGGAGATGATATCCTCGGCGCTGGACAAT gTGACAGACAAAGGCTCTCTGACAGCGGAGGAGTTTGCGAAGCTCTTGGgtctctctgttcttctctCCAAAGAAAG gcTGCTGCTGGCGGAGAAGGTGGGCCACCTGTGTCGAGACGACTCCGTTGAGGGTTTGAGATTCTACCCCAACAACTTTTGA
- the LOC130191868 gene encoding thrombospondin type-1 domain-containing protein 1 — MPQAVSLLPFLLALLGCAFAGLNIWPSFHVALSNASVFVDFSTKSDSGTIRNTSLSLVDTGTNTTLLTRNIPDIQSAGRVEFDCSCFLYAGTFRFLLRQTSVTAASNGTQEGSAPSTDRWWSSELQVQWPTFHIAVERAGNHSGSFQVGISTNEHFQACSRGIDAALFLEVSYIEFNQIGRIRIDKVQARTRHPIRPLRSQSVELPCVFPFTERDFIRVALRSPHAAQDVKSSGPLYLSRIFSYKLLVENTSAYRGGCEGTMTVKLIAPPCAHVNGKVLLYKDGGGAGTPGRGVAVSPGMEAGETAPMGLEPSSPPLAFNWLTGGESETEFNCSVFFIGRNKYCFRFVLNLSRSPSPAQTCLVVHRSAESWGSWLPWSVCSVSCGEGARERVRECLLPSGVGGMQCTGMVKEQSLCSLEACVVLPAPSPSLAPGAVGVARLGGNMVVVAGISLCLAVILATVLVTLWRKLCKTPQCSSVRGGSMHSPGGRKLSDEASIFGHSLQRPSLSDGHGQPGVVAVGAAQEDRPSLGTQPLSQTPVIPLSQTPDRLSPSGPKMLPPIFGYHLAQQQLKDMKKKGLKEATQMYHVSSSPVHDTVSGTSASPTNSLIPTPSGFAPPSLREDANYDHFQIATPFSELPSQTSRLTADRPSPGAELVLGPSARASGGGSKWRDRTADWVEMVERSGFAGLRGGGGGEAGMGNSFNTNPHFRRTSSFNDTTPQPRSSGHCRPFRERSLTQVGSRTLPEGSCWNKGGREPCGSYPIPEHGALEWAKSRPQMNDQRKPRIEAAAPSYSAQLKTNSISASAIHADAEVGGATDGRRSGEAGGGGGNSGIGGGPASLSVDRAEQNWNRRGPSPIQRNILARKLKEAQSYSGGVKGRQRSSTFSASASEQRKGRCHSLPYGGGGGPPYMLSEAEQRMLDLDMSEV; from the exons ATGCCACAGGCTGTCTCCCTGCTGCCCTTTCTGCTGGCGCTCCTGGGATGTG CTTTTGCAGGGCTCAATATCTGGCCCTCCTTCCACGTTGCCCTTAGCAACGCCAGTGTATTTGTGGACTTCAGCACAAAATCCGACAGCGGCACCATCCGCAACACGAGCCTCTCTCTGGTCGACACGGGAACCAACACCACCCTTCTGACCAGGAACATCCCCGACATCCAATCGGCCGGCAGGGTGGAGTTCGACTGCTCCTGCTTCCTGTACGCAGGAACTTTCCGCTTCCTGCTGAGGCAGACCAGCGTGACTGCCGCTTCCAATGGCACCCAGGAGGGCAGCGCACCGAGCACCGACCGGTGGTGGAGCTCAGAACTGCAGGTGCAGTGGCCCACCTTTCACATCGCTGTGGAAAGGGCCGGAAACCACTCGGGATCATTTCAG gttgGGATCTCCACCAATGAGCACTTCCAGGCGTGCTCCAGGGGCATCGACGCGGCTCTCTTCTTGGAGGTCAGCTACATCGAGTTCAACCAGATCGGGCGAATCCGCATCGACAAGGTCCAGGCCCGCACGCGACACCCAATCAGACCCCTCCGTTCCCAGAGCGTCGAGCTGCCCTGCGTCTTCCCCTTCACGGAGAGAGACTTCATACGAGTGGCCCTGCGCTCTCCCCACGCCGCGCAGGATGTGAAGAGCTCCGGGCCGCTGTACCTGTCCCGCATCTTCTCCTACAAGCTGCTGGTGGAGAACACCAGCGCCTACAGGGGCGGTTGCGAAGGGACGATGACCGTTAAACTGATAGCTCCGCCTTGTGCTCACGTCAATGGGAAAGTGTTGCTGTATAaggatggaggtggtgctggGACTCCTGGGAGAGGGGTTGCGGTTTCCCCCGGGATGGAAGCAGGTGAAACGGCACCGATGGGGTTGGAGCCCTCGTCGCCCCCGTTGGCCTTCAACTGGCTGACCGGGGGGGAGAGCGAGACGGAGTTCAACTGTTCTGTGTTCTTCATCGGGAGGAACAAGTACTGCTTTCGCTTTGTCCTCAACCTCAGTCGCTCCCCGAGTCCCGCGCAGACCTGCCTGGTGGTCCACAGAAGCGCAG agtCATGGGGCTCGTGGCTGCCCTGGAGTGTGTGCAGCGTGAGCTGCGGAGAGGGGGCGAGGGAACGAGTACGTGAGTGTCTGCTGCCCTCCGGCGTCGGGGGGATGCAGTGCACCGGCATGGTGAAGGAACAGTCCCTCTGCTCGCTGGAGGCCTGTGTCG TGTTGCCCGCTCCTTCTCCATCCCTCGCCCCCGGGGCCGTCGGAGTTGCCCGCCTGGGAGGCAACATGGTCGTGGTGGCTGGCATCTCCCTCTGCCTGGCGGTGATCCTGGCGACGGTTCTGGTGACGTTGTGGAGAAAGCTTTGCAAGACCCCTCAGTGCAGCTCCGTACGCGGAGGCTCCATGCATTCCCCCGGAGGGCGCAAGCTCTCCGATGAGGCGTCCATCTTTGGCCACAGCCTCCAAAGGCCCAGCCTGTCCGACGGTCACGGCCAACCGGGGGTCGTCGCTGTGGGTGCAGCCCAGGAAGACAGGCCTTCCCTGGGCACTCAGCCTCTCTCACAGACCCCCGTGATTCCTCTCTCACAGACTCCAGACAGGCTGTCCCCCTCAGGGCCGAAGATGCTGCCACCAATATTTGG gtACCATTTGGCTCAGCAGCAGTTgaaagacatgaagaagaaaggGTTAAAGGAGGCAACGCAGATGTACCACGTCTCTTCAAGCCCGGTCCACGACACGGTGTCGGGGACATCTGCTTCACCCACAAACTCCCTCATTCCTACGCCGAGTGGATTCGCTCCTCCCTCGCTCCGGGAGGACGCGAACTACGACCACTTCCAGATTGCGACTCCCTTTTCCGAGCTGCCGTCGCAGACTTCCAGGCTCACGGCGGACCGACCGAGTCCCGGAGCGGAGCTCGTCTTGGGTCCTTCGGCCCGTGCAAGCGGGGGCGGCTCCAAATGGCGTGACCGCACTGCTGACTGGGTGGAGatggtagagaggagtgggtttGCAggtctcagaggaggaggaggaggagaggcagggaTGGGAAACTCCTTTAATACAAATCCACATTTCCGCCGGACCTCCAGCTTTAATGACACCACACCCCAACCTCGATCCTCTGGACACTGCAGACCGTTTAGAGAAAGGAGTCTGACCCAG GTTGGATCGCGCACCCTTCCCGAAGGAAGTTGCTGGAACAAAGGAGGCCGGGAGCCGTGCGGCTCGTACCCCATCCCAGAGCACGGGGCCCTCGAGTGGGCGAAATCCAGACCCCAGATGAATGACCAGAGGAAGCCCCGGATAGAGGCCGCCGCTCCCTCCTACAGCGCCCAACTCAAAACAAACAGCATTTCGGCGTCTGCGATACACGCGGATGCCGAAGTCGGCGGCGCGACGGATGGGCGAAGGAGCGGGGAGGCGGGAGGCGGAGGGGGAAACTCGGGGATCGGGGGGGGGCCCGCCAGCCTGAGCGTGGATCGGGCCGAGCAGAACTGGAACCGCCGCGGCCCGTCGCCGATCCAGAGGAACATCCTGGCCCGGAAATTGAAGGAGGCTCAGTCGTACTCCGGGGGGGTCAAGGGTCGCCAgcgcagctccaccttcagcgcGTCGGCCTCGGAGCAGAGGAAAGGTCGCTGCCACTCGCTGCcctacggcggcggcggcggccccccCTACATGCTGAGCGAGGCAGAGCAGAGGATGTTGGACCTCGATATGTCCGAGGTGTAG
- the fgl1b gene encoding fibrinogen like 1B, producing MKTDTEAKYLFLKVMAALLFLALVCPTVASSTPVSALESCGPEVAALKRSIKKLENKLLIGNWQVEYLQKHKHFWPFQPALDDTEAETDTNHSSSEALDAANRTQVVPLPPAGNLIVYDKDCSELFDRLRPPSGFYRIRPKPHQDPFLAYCDMEDGGGWTVFQRRRHGKVDFSRDWVDYRDGFGDFKLWNDEFWLGNERMHSLLSDGKNLVKIDLMDWGGQRSYAFYENFKITDEADKYRLQYGLYSGKAGDALTGGGGMVEQWSACLSGMQFSTRDQDNDRYLQGSCAEENKAGWWYNRCHAANLNGNFYRKGKYKGPIDNGVVWGTWKGLWYSLRHTAMKVRPLVFLDVAGSGAGEM from the exons ATGAAG ACTGATACAGAAGCAAAATACCTTTTCCTCAAAGTCATGGCAGCGCTGCTGTTCTTGGCTCTGGTGTGCCCCACCGTGGCCTCTTCTACACCCGTGTCA GCTCTGGAGTCGTGCGGGCCAGAGGTCGCTGCTCTCAAGCGCAGCATCAAGAAGCTGGAGAATAAACTTTTAATCGGGAATTGGCAGGTCGAGTACTTGCAGAAGCACAAACACTTCTGGCCATTTCAACCTGCTTTGGATGACACTGAAGCTGAAACTGACACAAACCACAGCAGCAGCGAGGCGTTAGACGCCGCTAACAGGACTCAGGTCGTACCGCTTCCACCTGCAGGCAATCTGATTGTCTATGACAAAG ACTGCTCTGAGCTGTTTGACAGACTGAGACCACCGAGCGGTTTCTATCGCATCAGACCCAAACCGCACCAGGATCCTTTTTTGGCCTACTGCGAcatggaggacggaggagggtgGACGGTGTTTCAGAGACGTCGGCATGGAAAAGTGGACTTCAGCAG AGACTGGGTGGACTACAGAGACGGCTTTGGGGACTTCAAACTGTGGAACGATGAGTTCTGGTTGGGCAACGAGCGCATGCATTCGCTCCTCTCAGACG GTAAGAACCTGGTAAAGATAGATCTAATGGACTGGGGTGGACAGAGAAGTTATGCATTTTATGAGAACTTCAAGATCACAGATGAGGCC GATAAGTATCGTCTCCAGTACGGGCTGTATAGTGGGAAAGCTGGAGACGCTCTgactggtgggggggggatggtGGAGCAGTGGTCTGCTTGCCTCAGCGGGATGCAGTTCAGCACCAGAGATCAG GACAATGACCGCTACCTTCAGGGCAGCTGCGCTGAGGAGAATAAGGCTGGTTGGTGGTACAACAG ATGTCATGCCGCCAACCTAAATGGGAATTTCTACCGCAAAGGGAAGTACAAGGGCCCGATTGACAACGGTGTGGTGTGGGGGACCTGGAAGGGCCTCTGGTATTCCCTCAGACACACCGCCATGAAGGTGCGGCCTCTGGTTTTCTTGGATGTCGCGGGCAGCGGAGCGGGAGAAATGTAA
- the tpte gene encoding putative tyrosine-protein phosphatase TPTE: MSSVYFSPGSDSGVNGNVAKMEDAKVEIDDGKEELVVPDTTYHNVRKKITPFVMSFGFRIFGVILILVDFVLVIVDLSLPAKSREVGNALEAVSLTISLFFLADVLLRVYVEGFKVYFSSKLNIVDAGVVGVTLAITMIYTFTDLSGASLIPRMVSFLRFLRIIILVRVFRLAAQRKELEKVTRRMVSENKRRYQKDGFDLDLTYVTDRVIAMSFPSSGKQSFYRNPIKEVARFLDTKHEGHYKVYNLCSEKGYDPQFFHYKVERVFIDDHNVPSLEDMLKFTASVREWMSVDPKNIIAIHCKGGKGRTGTLVCTWFIDSDQFESAKDSLEYFGERRTDKSQSSKFQGVETPSQSRYVGYYETMKTKFNRQLPPPKRLVIKSIRIHSIGGVGKGDGSDLKVKIYVKKELLFQCVCAKRENCTVFPDVGSNATVISLLNGPVVEGDVKVMFESSAGLPKGYEDVPFYFWFNTSFIEDNRLFLPRDELDNPHKPKMWNLYKEDFGVTMLFSEP; this comes from the exons ATGTCCTCCGTCTATTTCAGCCCGGGGTCAGATTCAGGTGTAAATGG AAACGTTGCAAAGATGGAGGATGCTAAAGTGGAGATTGACGATGGAAAGGAGGAGCTCGTGGTCCCAGACACGACGTATCA CAATGTCCGGAAGAAGATTACACCTTTCGTTATGTCCTTTGGATTTCG TATTTTTGGCGTGATCCTGATCCTAGTGGACTTTGTGCTGGTCATTGTGGACTTATCCCTGCCAGCCAAGAGCAGAGAGGTCGGCAATGCCTTGGAGGCCGTGTCCCTCACCATCTCCTTGTTCTTTCTCGCCGACGTTCTCCTGCGGGTCTACGTGGAGGG gttCAAAGTCTACTTCAGCTCCAAGCTGAACATCGTAGACGCTGGTGTTGTGGGAGTCACACTGGCGATCACCATGATCTACACCTTCACTGACTTATCGGGAGCCAGCCTCATCCCCAG GATGGTGTCGTTCCTCCGTTTCCTGAGAATAATAATCCTGGTGAGGGTTTTCCGACTGGCCGCTCAGCGCAAAGAGCTGGAGAAGGTCACCAGGAGGATG GTATCTGAAAACAAGCGTCGTTATCAAAAGGATGGATTTGACCTTGACCTAACCTATGTCACAG ACCGCGTCATCGCCATGTCGTTCCCCTCCTCCGGGAAGCAGTCGTTCTACAGGAATCCAATCAAG GAGGTGGCGAGGTTCCTAGACACTAAACACGAAGGCCACTATAAAGTTTACAACCTTTGCA GTGAGAAAGGCTACGACCCCCAGTTCTTCCACTACAAGGTCGAGCGGGTGTTCATTGATGACCACAACGTCCCCTCATTGGA GGACATGTTGAAATTCACCGCCAGTGTGAGGGAGTGGATGTCTGTTGACCCCAAAAACATCATCGCCATTCACTGCAAAGGAGGGAAAG GTCGCACAGGTACTCTGGTGTGCACCTGGTTTATTGACAGTGACCAGTTTGAGAGTGCAAAA GACAGTCTGGAGTATtttggtgagaggaggacggaCAAGAGTCAGAGCTCCAAGTTTCAGGGAGTGGAGACGCCCTCTCAG agcCGGTACGTGGGCTACTACGAGACCATGAAGACCAAGTTCAACAGGCAGCTGCCTCCACCTAAAAGGCTCGTGATCAAGAGCATCCGCATCCACTCCATCGGAG GTGTGGGTAAAGGTGACGGCAGCGATCTCAAGGTCAAGATATATGTGAAGAAAGAGCTGCtatttcaatgtgtgtgtgccaaacGGGAAAACTGCACa gtaTTTCCTGATGTGGGCAGTAATGCAACAGTCATCAGCCTGCTGAACGGGCCTGTGGTTGAAGGGGATGTGAAGGTCATGTTTGAATCCAGTGCT GGTCTTCCGAAAGGATACGAAGACGTTCCGTTCTACTTCTGGTTCAATACGTCTTTCATAGAGGACAACAG GCTGTTTCTTCCCAGAGACGAGCTGGACAACCCACACAAGCCCAAGATGTGGAACCTGTACAAGGAGGACTTTGGCGTCACTATGCTCTTCTCAGAACCGTAA